The following nucleotide sequence is from Trifolium pratense cultivar HEN17-A07 linkage group LG2, ARS_RC_1.1, whole genome shotgun sequence.
GGAAATTGAAAAAAGACAATAAATTAAACCAACAACATTCTAAAGCTAATTATACATGAAGCAATTCATGGTcctacacacacacacacacaaagcaAGCCAGCCAATAATGTTCAATAGCAAATTATGTACATAATCCATATTCATGTAATCTTGCCACAGGTCTAATTTGTCAACTATTGTCTTCCACTGTCCAGTTTTTGTCAGCATAAATAAAGCAAATTAAAGGCAAAAGATTAAGGCCTAATTGGCAAGACGTCCCAATTGACCAACGTGATTTGCACGTGTCTAAAAACTTGTGCATGCTTCTTTTTTTCCCTATATTACGTAAAGATTAACTTATATTTTGGACTATTATATAAGTACTACTAATAATCTTAGTGCTCTTCAATAAGTTTAAAAGGTGTAATATATACTTTAAGGAATCGGATTTGGTGTGGCTACTGCCTGATGCCGAAATCTATTTGGACCGTCTGATCAAAAGTTAacgattgttttttatttatttaatttaagacATCCGATCATATATCAACCgttgaaattcaaaataatcTAAAACCACGTGCTTTTTTTACGGCAGGCAATCCAAATCCTTTACTTTATGTAAAAAACTATTATCCAATCATTCTTTTTAGAATCTGAATCttcaaatatgaaaatatattcGTGCACAAGGAAGTATAAATACCCCCTTTGATTTGGTGGTGGATATATATTCTACATCTTCACACATCTCTATTACTTCCAATTTCATAGTTCTTGATTTGTCTCcaatatatttcataattcatagatagatatatagatatatCAATTATGAAAGGGGTGTGGAATAGAATGCATGGTTTGAAACCAGTGATGCTTATGGTGTTGGTGCAAATTGCATATGCTGCAGTTAATGTTCTCTATAAGCTTGCCATCAATGATGGAATGACTGTTAAAGTTGCTACTGCTTATCGTCTTGCTTTTGGTTCTGCTTTCACTGTTCCTCTTGCTCTCATTTCTGAAAGGTTTGCTTGCACCTCCTTCTCTTATCTAATTCATTTTATCAATTTGCGACAAATTTAGAGACCAAAAATGTTAAGCAATTGCTAAGATTAGCGATCAGTGGTTTAACCACAATTCGCAAATCAGTCTCTATTTTGGTCACAGACTCATTTACTGACTTATCAACAATTACAAAATACGCTCGCTATAGAGACTGAAATAATTTGGTCACTAAATAGCAATTTTTTAGTAGTATACCTAATTACATATGGTAATAGTTAATtaactttgatttgttttgttttgttctatgaaggaagaagaggcCAAAGTTGACTTGGAGGGTACTTTTCATGGCATTTCTTTGTGGCTTGTTTGGGTATGTTAACTAAACAATATGTATATGCATATAGGGTACCCTAATTATTAACTATGTAATAGGAAAACTATAAGGttagttaataaataattaattaatcaaactGATTATGTAATTATGTTGCAGGGGAAGTTTATTTCAAAATCTTTTCTATGAGGCCTTGGCTTTAACATCAGCAACTTTTGCATCAGCTATCTACAACCTTATTCCAGCCATCACTTTTATCATGGCCGTTTCATGCGGGTAATTAATCATCATTTTCATGCAATTACACTAACTAATTACTTACTAGtagtatattaattattttattagtatttCATTAgtgtaatattaatttatttcaaattttgtacATACATAcagatttgaaaaattaaatttgaggGCAGCAAGTGGAAAAGCAAAGGTTTTAGGAACTATAATTGGAATTGGTGGGGCAATGATGTTGATTTTTCTCAAAGGTGTAGAAATTAATATCTGGCCTTTCCACATCAACCTTTTGGAACACCAAAATAGCCACGTGGCATCACTAAATGTTAATTCTGGTAGTAAATGGTTGGGTGTTCTGTGTGCAGTAGCAAGCTgcttctctttttctttgtgGCTAATCATTCAGGTcagctttatttattttattttcttacttttgaaaatatatatattttttacattaaatgAAAGTAAATGAagtaaactgtcaaatacccccttgaattttaaaattcgtcaaatattcCCTGAAATTCGGAAATAAgcaaataccccctgaaattgTAAAAAGTCAGTCAAATTGCCCCCTGACACTATCAGTCAGAGTCTGCGTCAGGGgataatttgattgactttttataatttcagggggtatttgtCTATTTCCAAATGGGggatatttgacgaattttaaaatttaagaggggtatttgacagtttactcgaaagaaaatactataatttGGGACTTTTTCTAAGCTTATATAGCTCTTTTGTAAATGCTTCTTGATGGACTTAGAGTTAAGACTTAATAGGCCTCAAATTTGGGCCGACCCAAATGCTtaatttagcttattttcattttgaaaaattctTCTCCCCCTCCAAAATTTCTTTTCTCACTCAGAAAATTTCGAAAAacgttttttaaaatttttttcaaactttaGTTGAATTTACactacaaaaaaattcggtaaaCGTTTCCCGAAGTTTTTCATGTGAAAAAAGAAATGTGGGGAGGGTGGAATTTTAGAAATTATCTTGCATTTTAGTGtatcaaaaatatatatgaagGAGTTGTTTAATTATTGACATGTTTTGACTCTTGCGGCACACAGGCTAAAATGAGCAAAGAATATCCAAGTCATTACTCAAGTACAGCTTTAATGTCTACAATGGGAGCAATACAAGCCACTGCTTTTGGTCTTTGTGTTGAAAGAGATTGGAGCCAATGGAAGTTGGGTTGGAATATTAGATTATTAGCTGTGGCTTACTCGGTATATATActctttttaatttaaatctccAATTAGTTACACTCCTTTAATTGTATAAAATTTCATGTACAAATTGATAAAAGgaatttaagtatttttttatgtaatgtttaattttaatattgcaGGGAATCGTTGCATCTGGATTAGTGGTAATCGTGACTTCGTGGTGCATAAAGATGAGGGGGCCACTATTTGCGTCTGTATTCAACCCTCTGATGCTTTTGTTTGTGACTATCGTCGCTTCTATGACGTTGgatgaaaatttatatttaggAAGGTATGTATATATACTCACCTAGCTAATACATACTAACAATTTACATTggtttataaaagaaaaattgattatatatatatatatatattgattatgGTTTGGTAATGTGTAGCTTGATTGGAGCAGTGTTGATTGTGTGTGGTTTGTACATGGTTCTTTGGGGTAAGagtaaagaaatgaaaaagatTGCTCAATTGGCTACATCAAAAATTGCCCAAGAAACTGAAGATATAGAAGTTGTTGTTATGCCCACACTAGAAGTAGTAGATCATGATAAATTACATGTCAACAATAATCACACAGAAGTTGATAAAGATCATGTtgattatttatcaaaaaatagagaaattagTAGTAGTATTAGTGATGATCAAGAGATACAGAAATGTTCAACTAATTAATGTGTCTAAAAATATTTCCATTGTAATGCTCCGGACATAATGAAGTTGCAGAGAGCATGTCCCTTtatagtttaaattaatttgtcCACTAATACTTTTGTCTATAGTTAACCAATTAATGAACTACGGatttcagtttttattttttctcagaTAGTATAATGGTTAGAATTTCTCTTTTTAAATATGAGTAAGTAGAGTATTCGTGGTTTGAATTCCGactcctacatataaaatgtgatgttctTATCATCTGAACTAAATTCGGGTAACTTCAGTTTACTTTTTCCCAAAATGGCAAAGCCTAATAGCATTTGAAGTTATACAATATCTATATGAACTTACTTAGAGTCAAATTAAAATGGTCAATATATTCTGATAGCATTTGAAGTGACTCACATCACATAACAAACAACAAATCATTCATTCCACACCACAGAAATCATAGATATATAGTTAAAGTAAAAAAGATATGTGAGATAAACAATAGCCATCTAACAATTGCGAAAACAAGATATAAATGATTGAAAGTAAAATTGATGccatttttcaaaaacaaaatgtttgtCTATGATTGCAAATGTGCCTCTAACACTCAAATCACTACGAATCTAAAAATGTGAGTGTGTCTTCTTTTCTAAATAGACCCCATTTTCATGCACCGATATTTTTCCTATTTCAAAAGTCCAATATAGCTAACTTCATATTGGGCTTGGCCCATTAGTGCTATTAGGTTATAATAATGTGcatcatttttattcttaaacGATTACTTGAGTGGTATAGACTGAGACGTTGAATGAGTATTAAGTTCTTTTTCTAACAAATCCTTCCCActatatgataattaattaactactaATATTTATCTATGAAGTATCATTGTCCACTTTTATGTGGCATGAGCCTATAGCAAAGGTTGTGGCAAGTAAAAAGCTCTCGTCATACTAAACCAAGTTGAGACCCAAAAATTGGTTAAAACGATTTTGTACATCCATATAGAAAATATTCTTATAAACTGTTTGATCAAATTTGACCATATAGAATTCATTATCATAAGTctcatgagcttagctcagttggcagagacattattattataatttaggGTGTCGGAATTCGAACTTTGAACCCTGatcatcccacttattcactttaaagatgaaatttttagccacaaaactatttgacaaaaaaaaaatcattatcatGATAATGGATCTATGATTTCGGATAATAATCAATTATCTTTATACTTCGAACCTAATTTTCccaaatattcatttttaaaatatgaaattttaatcaccaaactattttaaaaaaaaaaatacaccgTAAGATTAAGAGTTCATACTTCATATTGAGTATTCAATATAGGCGGCTTAGGATGGATGTTGATTATGGCAGACAGGTGTATGTAATTAGGCAGCATAGTACATGTGCTagcttgagtgttttgagttgAGTTCTTCTTTTTTGGATAGCTATGCATTTATTATGACTTGGCATTATCGTAGTTTCTCCGTATGATTATGGTCATTTCTTGAAACTATACTAATCAATAAatctctctatatatattttctattctaCCTACCAAAACTAACCATAGAAAAACTAGAGAAATTAGTAAAGGgtgtgaagaagaagatgaagaaaacaGTGGTTGTGGTGATGcttttatttcttatattttcacAAATGGATACAGTTGTGCCTGATGCTTCTGATTGCTTAGATGGTTGCCAAACTGGCTGTGTTCAAAGAGACTGTATGCCACTCACTCTCatccctttattttatttttttgcttaatttttcttttacaaaactAATATATCTCAATTAATCATTCATCTAATTATTATTGAGTCTTAGTTGATTATTTTgcttcaaattttaaattaatcatATTGTTTGTTTGCATAAAAGCTTCAATATAACCCAACATGTATTTGGATAATAGTTTTGATATATATGTGTTACATGTGCAGCAAGGCTTCAAGCAAGGTGTGAGCGCAAGTGCCAGATTAGATGCGGTCCAGGTAACTAACAAACATTacccattaatcttcatcggtctcaataacatatcaaacaattttagatttttgtaaaatttaacatggatgatctatacgatataagttttcaatccaacggtgaattttgtaaaatttgtattcgttaaagcgttattgagcggtgtaacattactcaaatgttacactagtgtaatttgatctctcccctatatatatatatatatatatatatatatatatatatatatatatatatatatatatatttttttttcatatattggTCAACTCTCGTCAACTAGTGCTGAAGATAGATTATGGTTTAATACAGTTTATGGAAGGTTTAGTATTAATAAGGTCTGGGTGGTGTAGTCGGTTATCACGCTAGTCTCACACACTAGAGGTCCCCAGTTCGAACCTGGGCTCAGACACTTCTAaacatttttatgtattttttctttgtatttaattttgcAGATTCTATGGTGGAGAAAGGCATGGATTGAATATTAATCAAAGAAGCATTAACTCACTTCACCAACACCTTATCAACTATAGTTATCATTGAAATAAATATTCTTAACTACCTTAtcaataattttcaaatttgttCGTTGTTGTAGTAGCATCTTTAAAATAAACTTGTACTATTAGTGCAAAGTTTTTTAAGATCAAATTTGTTCATGTACCATGAGGATAAACATGTTTTGTGATGACTGTCCATAAAAAAAGTTTGTAATGTGAATGAATATTGatatccataatttttttttgttatatagtCTAGTGAttataaaatttactttaaaaaaaattgtttaaggCAATTTTGCTATCGCAACACACTTGTAAAATTGCTACCTATGCTTTCTATTTTTTAGGTTCCGTTTATTTTCTTATTAGAAAAGTTAAGATTAAATAATGCTAataatacactttttttttatgaattaaaattcatattaattGTACCAAAGTTATACAAAAccaacatatataaattttatcctaATAAAATAGAATGTGTATGTTGTTAACACTCTTGTTTTATAAATCTCTTTGTAATCTCTTTGTGTGCGGTGTGTATAAGTGTTGTATAGAgactaataataaaatttaggcttaattaataaaatgatcccttaaagacatttttggtttcatattggtcccttaaagaaaaaaaggtctaaataggtcacttaaagaaaaaaaggtctaaataggtcccttaaagacatatctgttaatcagtttggtcctatttagacctctttttagggaccaaactgattaacggagatgtctttaagggacctattcagacttttttttctttaagggacctatttggacatttttttctttaagggaccaatctgaaaccaaaaatgtctttaagggaccattttattaattaaacctaaaatttaaaataattatagagtaaaatcaattttatttcttaaataaattatatagactaatgaaatattttatttcttataattcAATGTTTTTCCACTAAGTAGCAGCATGTGTTAGTAGAAAATGTTTTAATTGTCATAATTATTTGGCTTTTACTTTACACACCCCTACGTTTTTTCCTTTTTACTCTTCCGCAACTTAAGTAATGAACATTATAAAGTTAAGGTGTTTTTTGGGTGtccgctacctaagtagcggacggaaatattttgataatttcgtAGGGCGCACGAAAAATGTAATAGGGTGGCAAAAATAaacatctaattttttttttttgggggggggggggaacaTCTAATATTTAAACACACtcattgaaaataaaaatatattaatcaggCCCGGCCCAATGCTTGTGATTATTAGACCCGGAAATTTTGGTGGAATTTTGTGGCCTCTGAATTTTAagatcataaaataataattatatatggtTAACActaatttaatttcaaatttgcATCAATGGATTATCggtaaaatatgatttttgtgAATGCAAGGCATTGAGTTCGATTCTCAATATTGCCAtatttttgcttaattttattcttagttatttcaaattaaaatcattaaatcattttttacagtcaatttaatctttttaatcttatttacaatgatatttttatgtttttgcttcatttattttattttaattttaaatagaggttattttttctcatttttattatgGACTTGTTTTAATATTCAAACAAAGTCTCGAAATAGTCACGTCATAGACGAACTACCTTGATATTAATGAACCAATAATATCTCTAAATAATGGTGAAGGTGATCATGCAGAACTTTTTTGCAATGGTGTGAAGCTTCCATAATGATAAGCGAGCATCAACAAATATAGCTGACCTCAATGTTACAGTAgatttcatagtttttttttttttttttgaatggcgtTAGATTTCATAGATTGATCATTGAAGTAGCAAAGTATCATAGGAAACTTTGAAAGGAAAATATACAAAAGGAAACTCATTTGGTAGTACTAGTTTTTTTACTCTGAAAAGTAGAAAGATAGAACAATTAACTACGTTTCGGAATTATGTcgaaaatagaaaaacaaaagtcaACTCTATTTAAATATCTTTTAACTTTAATATTTGTAATGGATaggtcgttttttttttttttaagttttaaatgGGTCAGTATTGTATGGTTATCTTTTAATGACTAGTACTCACATACCCCTTGTTAAGTTACATGAGATTGTATGTTAAgctattgttaaaaaaaatgtttttacatGTGGGTTAGAATCagtatgtaaaattttattttacattaaatttaaataatttatttttttacgtgAGATCTCACACATGATTATTGCTCTTTCTTGTCTCTGTACTGCTTCTATATTTTTGGATCAATTAACCTAATTTGGCTTCCATTGATTATACTCATATCCATAGTAATTCCACTCactcacttaaaaaaaaaaaaaaaattagccattaaattatttgaaaaaaatataaatttaatacttgaaaaagtttaaataattaatttattacaaATATTAAGCTTAAAAAATACCGGAATATATTTGGCCTAAGATAATAATTTAACGATGCAGATAAGATAATACTAGGAAAGTGCATGACATTACATTCCTTTTGGATCGCCGCAACATTTTCGACACCATTTTGGTTTGGTGGTGGACAACAGGTGGATACGTTACATAAATACTTTATTATGAttgtacataaaaaaaaaaaaaaaactctttttattta
It contains:
- the LOC123910667 gene encoding WAT1-related protein At1g68170-like codes for the protein MKGVWNRMHGLKPVMLMVLVQIAYAAVNVLYKLAINDGMTVKVATAYRLAFGSAFTVPLALISERKKRPKLTWRVLFMAFLCGLFGGSLFQNLFYEALALTSATFASAIYNLIPAITFIMAVSCGFEKLNLRAASGKAKVLGTIIGIGGAMMLIFLKGVEINIWPFHINLLEHQNSHVASLNVNSGSKWLGVLCAVASCFSFSLWLIIQAKMSKEYPSHYSSTALMSTMGAIQATAFGLCVERDWSQWKLGWNIRLLAVAYSGIVASGLVVIVTSWCIKMRGPLFASVFNPLMLLFVTIVASMTLDENLYLGSLIGAVLIVCGLYMVLWGKSKEMKKIAQLATSKIAQETEDIEVVVMPTLEVVDHDKLHVNNNHTEVDKDHVDYLSKNREISSSISDDQEIQKCSTN
- the LOC123904605 gene encoding uncharacterized protein LOC123904605, coding for LWSFLETILINKSLYIYFLFYLPKLTIEKLEKLVKGVKKKMKKTVVVVMLLFLIFSQMDTVVPDASDCLDGCQTGCVQRDSRLQARCERKCQIRCGPDSMVEKGMD